Proteins co-encoded in one Papaver somniferum cultivar HN1 chromosome 5, ASM357369v1, whole genome shotgun sequence genomic window:
- the LOC113283519 gene encoding galactomannan galactosyltransferase 1-like — MLSSSSSPPSDHHFYSSPTMTKTLNRNKPFSSSSSLVSNLIRFLGGATVAFLVVWTLFSTIDTSKPNFTPRLSNTDSKSSVDDDSLDFDLGVHGINLKEEPESENFYDDPNLSYSMEKPIKNWDQKRKDWLNQHPSFASGVNERILLVTGSQMKPCKHPSGDSMLLRFFKNKVDYCRIHGYDIFYNNALFQPKMTGCWAKLPLVRAAMIAHPETEWIWWVDSDAAFTDMEFKIPLERYTNKNFILHGWNKEVFEVHSWVGLNAGIFLIRNCQWSLDFMDAWSNMGPLSPDYDKWGKILKSSLRDKVYDDADDQSSLVYLMLKEKSKWADKIYLEQKYYFEGYFLEVLSRFDNITKEYLEVEQAVSKLRRRHAEKVTEHYADLREPYITKLGNGYQSLRKPFITHFAGCQPCSGLHNASYSDDGCWKGMEKALNFADNQVLRNFGLIRRDLMDPFSLTSMEFDEASG; from the coding sequence AtgctttcttcatcttcatctcctcCTTCAGATCATCATTTCTATTCATCACCAACCATGACTAAAACCCTAAATCGCAATAAacccttttcttcttcatcttctcttgttTCTAATCTTATTCGTTTTTTAGGAGGAGCCACAGTTGCGTTTTTAGTTGTTTGGACTCTTTTCTCCACTATAGACAcatcaaaacctaatttcacccCGAGATTATCCAACACCGATTCAAAGTCATCCGTGGATGATGATTCTTTAGATTTTGATCTGGGTGTTCATGGAATTAACCTCAAAGAAGAACCAGAATCGGAAAATTTCTATGATGATCCGAATCTGAGTTACTCCATGGAaaaacccataaaaaattgggatCAGAAAAGAAAAGATTGGTTGAATCAACACCCTTCATTTGCATCTGGGGTTAATGAACGGATTTTGTTAGTCACTGGATCTCAAATGAAGCCTTGTAAACATCCCAGTGGAGATAGTATGCTACTTAGATTTTTCAAAAACAAAGTTGATTATTGTAGAATTCATGGGTATGATATTTTCTACAACAACGCTCTGTTTCAACCAAAAATGACTGGTTGTTGGGCTAAACTACCACTCGTCCGTGCTGCGATGATAGCTCACCCTGAAACGGAGTGGATTTGGTGGGTCGATTCAGATGCTGCATTTACCGACATGGAGTTCAAGATTCCTCTAGAAAGGTACACAAATAAAAACTTTATTTTACATGGATGGAATAAAGAAGTTTTTGAAGTTCATAGTTGGGTTGGTTTAAATGCTGGGATTTTCTTGATTAGAAATTGCCAATGGTCTTTAGATTTTATGGATGCTTGGTCGAATATGGGTCCATTATCACCTGATTATGATAAATGGGGTAAAATCTTAAAATCAAGTCTGAGGGATAAAGTATATGATGATGCCGATGATCAATCATCACTTGTTTATTTGATGCTAAAAGAGAAATCAAAATGGGCAGACAAGATTTATTTAGAGCAAAAGTATTATTTTGAAGGGTATTTTCTTGAAGTACTGAGTAGATTTGATAATATAACGAAAGAGTATTTGGAAGTGGAACAAGCTGTGAGTAAATTAAGAAGAAGACATGCAGAGAAAGTCACTGAGCATTATGCTGACTTGAGAGAACCATATATTACGAAATTAGGAAATGGTTATCAGAGTCTGAGAAAGCCGTTTATTACACATTTTGCTGGTTGTCAACCTTGCAGTGGTTTACATAATGCATCTTATTCTGACGATGGTTGCTGGAAAGGAATGGAGAAGGCTTTGAATTTTGCTGATAATCAAGTGCTGCGTAATTTCGGATTGATTCGACGTGATCTAATGGATCCTTTTTCATTGACTTCTATGGAGTTTGATGAGGCTTCTGGTTGA